The Flavimarina sp. Hel_I_48 genome window below encodes:
- a CDS encoding ROK family protein has translation MKEMNDDRIVMTLDAGGTNFVFSALQGGKEIIQPIVLDSNSDNLDSCLQTIITGFRSVKKELLPKIPVAISFAFPGPADYKNGIIGDLPNFPSFRGGIALGPMLKEIFNIPTLINNDGDLFAYGEAVAGFLPRINGLLAEHKIEREYKNLIGITLGTGFGAGVVINHQICLGDNSAAGEIWLTRNYIDPSSIAEESVSIRGIKRVYSRISGDDTDKSPLDIYEIAKGRQGGDKEAALQAFKELAQVMAESLANAITLLDAPVVIGGGVSGAAEFIIPELIAHFQSTINDQGKRLPRLIADVFNVEDPATLKKFLNSDTKYIEVPFSKKTVSYTQKKYVPIGISHLGASNAISLGAYTLALDYLDKKNLYASALQEHV, from the coding sequence ATGAAAGAAATGAATGACGATAGAATTGTAATGACTCTTGATGCAGGGGGCACAAATTTTGTGTTTTCTGCATTGCAGGGAGGCAAGGAAATTATACAACCTATCGTACTGGATTCAAATTCTGATAATTTAGATAGTTGTCTTCAAACGATTATAACCGGCTTTAGAAGTGTAAAAAAAGAATTGCTTCCCAAAATTCCCGTGGCCATAAGTTTTGCGTTTCCTGGACCCGCAGACTATAAGAATGGTATTATAGGCGATTTGCCCAATTTCCCCTCGTTTAGAGGGGGTATTGCCCTTGGGCCCATGCTAAAAGAAATTTTTAACATCCCAACGTTGATTAATAATGATGGTGATCTTTTTGCTTATGGTGAAGCGGTAGCGGGCTTTTTACCGCGTATAAATGGACTTTTGGCTGAACATAAGATTGAACGGGAGTACAAAAACCTCATAGGGATTACGCTAGGGACCGGTTTTGGGGCAGGGGTCGTTATCAATCACCAAATTTGTCTCGGAGATAATTCCGCCGCTGGCGAAATCTGGCTCACCCGCAACTATATTGATCCTTCATCAATTGCCGAAGAAAGTGTAAGCATACGTGGAATCAAACGTGTGTATTCTAGAATTTCAGGGGATGACACGGATAAATCTCCTCTGGATATTTATGAGATCGCAAAGGGAAGACAGGGAGGAGATAAAGAAGCTGCCCTTCAGGCCTTTAAAGAATTGGCACAGGTTATGGCAGAGTCACTAGCAAACGCCATTACGTTACTTGATGCACCTGTGGTGATAGGTGGAGGGGTTTCCGGAGCGGCCGAATTCATAATTCCGGAGTTGATCGCCCATTTTCAAAGTACCATAAACGATCAGGGAAAAAGGTTACCAAGATTGATTGCTGATGTTTTTAACGTAGAAGATCCTGCTACTTTAAAAAAATTCCTCAATAGTGATACAAAATATATTGAAGTTCCATTTAGCAAAAAGACCGTCTCTTATACGCAAAAAAAATACGTGCCCATAGGCATTTCCCACTTGGGCGCAAGTAACGCGATAAGTCTGGGTGCTTACACACTGGCCCTTGATTACCTTGATAAGAAAAATCTTTATGCCAGCGCGCTACAGGAACACGTCTGA
- a CDS encoding sugar phosphate isomerase/epimerase family protein, whose amino-acid sequence MLTSCAPGKSGGLALYTVRDAMNEDARGTLKQVADAGYKNIEAAGYVDGKFYNMDPADFKAMLNELKLKPVSTHQGTVTMENADAMMADVKEAGFEYFVIPVPPMGMFTFDQATMTLGMNGTVEELAEILTTLGTKAEANGLKLLYHNHDFEYKKNEDGITPIDYLLENTDPKFVNFQMDLYWVTKAGADPVAYFEKYPGRFKEWHVKDMDEQGRFAPVGTGSVDFKRILTEKEMSGMKYYFVEQDQTFNMEPLEAIKVSHKGLEEIGFK is encoded by the coding sequence ATGCTTACCAGTTGTGCACCCGGCAAATCTGGCGGCCTTGCACTATATACTGTACGCGATGCGATGAACGAAGACGCCAGGGGTACTTTAAAACAAGTTGCGGATGCCGGTTATAAGAATATTGAAGCAGCGGGTTATGTTGACGGTAAATTTTATAATATGGATCCTGCAGACTTTAAAGCTATGCTCAATGAATTAAAACTAAAACCAGTAAGTACCCACCAGGGAACAGTTACCATGGAAAATGCAGATGCCATGATGGCAGACGTTAAAGAGGCTGGTTTTGAGTATTTTGTGATTCCTGTGCCACCTATGGGCATGTTCACTTTTGATCAGGCCACAATGACTTTGGGTATGAATGGTACCGTAGAAGAACTTGCTGAAATTCTTACCACATTAGGTACAAAAGCAGAGGCAAATGGATTAAAACTCCTTTACCACAATCATGACTTTGAATATAAAAAGAATGAAGACGGAATTACGCCCATAGATTATCTGTTAGAAAATACAGATCCCAAATTTGTAAATTTTCAGATGGATTTATATTGGGTAACCAAAGCAGGCGCAGACCCAGTTGCCTATTTCGAAAAATATCCAGGTCGTTTTAAAGAATGGCATGTAAAAGATATGGACGAGCAGGGGCGCTTTGCTCCTGTAGGTACCGGTTCTGTTGATTTTAAAAGAATCCTTACCGAAAAAGAAATGTCTGGAATGAAATATTATTTTGTAGAGCAGGATCAAACCTTCAATATGGAGCCCTTAGAGGCCATTAAAGTAAGCCACAAAGGCCTGGAAGAAATCGGCTTTAAATAG
- a CDS encoding SGNH/GDSL hydrolase family protein: protein MKFIKKTIFCSAILVASFMNAQDWANLEKYSSANKTIDTASAETRVVFMGNSITEGWAGQDPDFFTNNNYIGRGISGQTTPQMLLRFRQDVIDLNPAVVVILAGTNDIAGNTGPMTIEQTAGNIFSMAELALAHDIKVVISSVLPVYRYPWKPEIEPVEKIAQLNILLRNYCALKNIIYLDYFPATADDQQGFAKELADDGVHPTMAGYKVMEPLVKEAIAKALIK, encoded by the coding sequence ATGAAATTTATAAAAAAAACAATCTTCTGTAGTGCTATTCTCGTCGCGTCTTTTATGAATGCGCAAGACTGGGCTAATCTTGAGAAATATAGTTCAGCCAATAAAACAATAGATACCGCCTCAGCAGAAACACGGGTTGTTTTCATGGGGAATTCCATTACGGAAGGATGGGCTGGTCAGGATCCAGATTTTTTCACAAACAATAATTACATTGGCAGGGGAATTAGTGGCCAGACCACCCCGCAAATGCTTTTACGCTTTCGCCAAGATGTTATTGATCTTAACCCGGCCGTTGTAGTCATTCTTGCCGGAACAAATGACATAGCGGGCAATACGGGACCTATGACTATAGAACAGACAGCAGGAAATATATTCAGTATGGCAGAACTTGCCCTTGCCCATGATATCAAAGTCGTAATTTCTTCTGTGCTTCCTGTCTATAGATATCCATGGAAACCAGAAATTGAACCGGTAGAAAAAATTGCACAACTCAATATCCTACTAAGAAACTATTGCGCGCTAAAAAATATAATCTACCTGGATTATTTTCCGGCAACCGCAGATGACCAGCAGGGTTTTGCAAAAGAACTTGCAGACGATGGTGTTCATCCTACGATGGCTGGCTATAAAGTTATGGAACCTTTAGTCAAAGAAGCTATTGCAAAAGCACTAATCAAGTAA
- a CDS encoding glycoside hydrolase family 125 protein — MQRRKFIQNTALASGLTFVNPSHLMANPFTKDFPVVRTAKGKRNFESPAIENAIKTFQKNVKDEELGWLFNNCFPNTLDTTVTYNTENGKPDTYVITGDIDAMWLRDSSAQVWPYMQFTGEHKELKNLIAGVINRQTQYILKDPYANAFYNDPNKEGEWMSDFTDMQPGVHERKYEIDSLCYPIRLAYNYWKNTGDTAPFDKNWQQAIKNTLKTFKEQQQKEDRGPYSFQRQTANATDTRPLKGYGYPVNPVGLIASAFRPSDDATVFSFLIPSNFFAVVSLNQAAEMMLEIAKDADTATALKALSDEVKEALANYAVVDQEKYGKIYAFEVDGFGGKLLMDDSNVPSLLSLPYLDAVDANDEIYKNTRNFVLSEDNPFFFKGTAAEGIGGPHVGMDYIWPMSITMRGLTSNDPSEIKECIKMLKNTHAGTGFMHEGFHKDDPSDFTRKWFAWSNTLFGELLWKTYTENPEALS; from the coding sequence ATGCAAAGAAGAAAATTTATACAAAATACCGCACTCGCAAGCGGATTGACATTTGTCAACCCTTCACATTTAATGGCAAATCCATTTACTAAAGATTTTCCCGTGGTACGTACTGCGAAAGGAAAACGCAATTTTGAAAGCCCAGCGATAGAAAACGCGATCAAAACCTTTCAGAAAAATGTAAAAGATGAAGAACTGGGCTGGTTGTTCAATAACTGTTTCCCAAATACCTTAGATACGACCGTAACCTACAACACCGAAAACGGCAAACCTGATACTTATGTAATCACCGGTGATATTGACGCCATGTGGCTGCGTGACAGTTCGGCCCAGGTATGGCCTTACATGCAGTTTACCGGCGAACATAAAGAACTCAAAAACCTTATTGCCGGGGTGATCAACCGGCAAACGCAGTACATTCTTAAGGATCCGTATGCCAATGCATTTTACAACGATCCCAATAAAGAAGGGGAGTGGATGAGCGATTTTACAGATATGCAACCCGGCGTTCACGAACGTAAATACGAGATTGATTCCCTTTGCTATCCCATTCGGCTTGCTTATAATTACTGGAAAAACACGGGCGATACGGCTCCGTTTGATAAAAACTGGCAACAGGCCATAAAAAACACGCTGAAAACTTTTAAAGAACAGCAGCAAAAAGAAGATCGCGGTCCATATTCTTTTCAGCGGCAAACGGCGAATGCAACTGATACCCGACCGCTAAAAGGTTATGGCTATCCGGTAAATCCGGTTGGTTTGATTGCCTCAGCTTTCCGTCCCAGTGATGATGCCACTGTTTTTTCATTTTTGATTCCGTCCAACTTTTTTGCGGTGGTCAGCCTCAACCAGGCGGCAGAGATGATGCTGGAAATCGCTAAGGATGCCGATACTGCGACAGCATTAAAAGCACTGAGTGATGAAGTAAAAGAAGCGCTGGCCAATTATGCGGTTGTTGATCAGGAAAAATACGGCAAAATATACGCTTTTGAGGTAGATGGTTTTGGCGGAAAATTACTTATGGACGATTCTAATGTTCCCAGTCTTTTATCCCTTCCCTACCTGGACGCGGTGGATGCAAATGATGAAATCTATAAGAACACGCGTAATTTTGTACTTTCAGAAGATAATCCTTTTTTCTTTAAAGGTACCGCGGCAGAAGGCATTGGCGGGCCGCACGTGGGTATGGACTATATTTGGCCCATGTCTATCACCATGCGCGGACTTACCAGCAATGATCCTTCAGAAATCAAAGAATGCATTAAAATGCTGAAAAATACGCACGCTGGGACCGGCTTTATGCACGAAGGCTTCCATAAAGATGATCCATCAGACTTTACCCGTAAATGGTTTGCATGGTCCAATACATTATTCGGTGAATTATTATGGAAAACCTATACCGAAAATCCCGAAGCACTTTCTTAA
- a CDS encoding GH92 family glycosyl hydrolase yields the protein MKNNSIFFLFSVLALFSCENKIQESQKENENTFVRSPVDYVNPLIGTAPLTDPKFIGYTPPEGWRVWAGLTYPGSTLPNAMVQLSPITEYHTGAGYEYEDDTILGFTHTNKGHWNLCNIPVLPVSGEAEAPFKSVFSHDTEKASPAYYEVVLEDYGVKARLTSTLRAGVHEYTFESNKERKILFDLAKANNRVNHWELTQEGDSAVAGFQDMGREKIYFYAEINQKIAQIDQKTGENGHALVKITDSENDPIVLKIGLSYVNVENAKANLKAEVGNKSFDEVHEAGVAEWEEILNKIKVKGGSEKQKELFYSSLYRFMQWPALRSDTNGDFTDEAGKVQNKNFKYYTNPSLWDTYRNKLVLLAMLRPEVTADVIQSLIDKGEITGFIPTFFHGDHAAPFIAGSYLMGIDGFDVDKAYELLLNNAYKEGGTRPHIKEYIEKGYISTPEIKNPNTESKAKAGVSKTLEFAYDDYSLALLAEKMKDSVHYNDLKQRSQNYKNVFDKKSHFMRGRMANGEFVNLFDAEYPYYEYMYREANAWQLSFYVPHDMPGLVQLYGGNEKFEEKLDSLFTYPWNPEHIARNISSFIGQYAHGNQPDHEAPFSYYFIDKPEKSQKIIDTILNHYYGVGEDGLALPGMDDAGEMSAWYVFAAAGIYPLSPADNKLLVTIPVFDESKWNLNGNEVMITKKGNTRQLDSIKINGKSLEGYFISQELFKTGGTLDISTKELSGN from the coding sequence ATGAAAAATAATTCAATATTCTTTTTATTCAGTGTGCTCGCACTCTTTTCCTGTGAGAATAAAATCCAGGAATCACAAAAGGAAAACGAAAATACGTTTGTAAGGTCTCCGGTAGATTATGTGAATCCATTAATCGGCACAGCACCGCTCACAGATCCTAAATTTATAGGCTACACACCGCCAGAAGGCTGGCGTGTGTGGGCAGGATTGACCTATCCGGGTTCCACGTTGCCAAACGCGATGGTACAGCTTAGCCCCATTACCGAATACCATACGGGTGCGGGTTATGAATATGAAGACGATACGATTTTAGGCTTTACGCACACCAATAAAGGCCACTGGAATCTCTGTAATATTCCTGTTTTACCCGTTTCCGGCGAAGCCGAAGCCCCATTCAAATCGGTTTTTTCTCATGATACCGAAAAAGCTTCCCCGGCGTATTATGAGGTAGTTTTGGAAGATTATGGTGTAAAAGCCCGACTCACTTCTACGCTGCGTGCCGGCGTACATGAATATACTTTTGAAAGTAATAAAGAAAGGAAGATTTTATTTGATCTGGCCAAAGCCAATAATCGCGTCAACCATTGGGAACTTACCCAGGAAGGGGACAGCGCGGTCGCTGGTTTTCAGGATATGGGCCGCGAAAAGATCTATTTTTATGCTGAAATCAACCAGAAAATAGCTCAAATCGACCAGAAAACGGGTGAAAATGGGCATGCTTTGGTAAAAATAACTGACAGCGAGAATGATCCTATTGTGCTTAAAATTGGGCTTTCTTATGTGAATGTTGAGAATGCCAAGGCCAATCTTAAAGCTGAAGTCGGTAATAAATCTTTTGATGAAGTACACGAAGCAGGAGTAGCAGAATGGGAAGAAATTTTGAATAAAATTAAGGTCAAAGGTGGTTCTGAAAAGCAGAAAGAACTGTTTTACAGTTCGCTTTACCGTTTCATGCAATGGCCGGCACTGCGCAGCGATACCAACGGTGATTTTACAGATGAAGCAGGGAAAGTGCAGAATAAAAACTTTAAGTACTATACAAATCCATCCCTGTGGGACACCTATCGAAATAAGCTTGTACTGTTAGCAATGTTGCGCCCCGAAGTGACTGCAGATGTGATTCAGTCGCTCATAGATAAAGGCGAGATAACCGGTTTTATCCCTACTTTTTTTCACGGTGATCATGCCGCACCATTTATCGCCGGTTCCTATCTTATGGGCATTGACGGTTTTGACGTTGACAAAGCGTACGAATTGTTGCTCAACAACGCGTATAAAGAAGGTGGAACCCGGCCGCATATCAAAGAATACATAGAAAAGGGATACATTTCTACCCCGGAAATCAAAAATCCAAACACCGAATCGAAGGCTAAAGCCGGAGTTTCCAAAACGCTGGAATTTGCCTACGACGACTATAGCCTTGCGCTTTTGGCTGAAAAAATGAAGGATTCGGTGCATTACAACGACCTGAAGCAACGGTCTCAAAACTATAAAAATGTCTTTGATAAAAAGTCGCATTTCATGCGCGGCCGCATGGCCAATGGGGAATTTGTAAACCTGTTTGATGCCGAATACCCGTATTACGAATACATGTACCGCGAGGCGAATGCCTGGCAACTTTCGTTTTACGTACCGCACGATATGCCCGGTCTTGTCCAACTTTATGGCGGCAATGAAAAGTTTGAGGAAAAACTGGATTCGCTCTTTACTTATCCCTGGAATCCCGAGCATATCGCACGAAATATTTCCAGTTTTATAGGTCAGTATGCCCACGGAAACCAGCCAGATCACGAGGCTCCGTTTTCCTATTATTTCATCGATAAACCCGAAAAATCACAAAAAATAATTGACACGATTTTGAATCACTATTACGGCGTAGGAGAAGACGGACTCGCACTTCCCGGTATGGATGATGCCGGGGAAATGTCAGCCTGGTATGTTTTTGCCGCTGCAGGGATTTATCCGCTTTCTCCTGCAGACAATAAATTGTTGGTTACCATTCCGGTTTTTGATGAGTCTAAATGGAATTTGAATGGCAACGAGGTGATGATAACTAAAAAGGGAAATACCCGTCAACTAGATTCCATTAAGATAAACGGAAAATCGCTGGAGGGTTATTTTATTTCACAGGAACTGTTTAAAACCGGTGGGACTTTAGATATCTCTACGAAGGAGTTATCAGGAAATTAA
- a CDS encoding glycoside hydrolase family 97 protein yields the protein MFQKSLLLAFCLLFGLAAFSQTKTEIASPNGKIKIEIILNDQINYSVFYDEIKLLEQENLTITVKNQDILGENPKLKSQKRTEVNEELTPVVPLKFSTVSNHYKALILNFNGKYSAEFRVFDDGYAYRFITDLKGDVEIMDENIDLNFPDNYTATLQQTESFKSSYEQPYTHLQTENFSSETTMSSLPVLLSSPDGTKILFSESDVLDYPALFLKANEENRMYGVFPKVPLTFEDDGDRSVTFTKTAEYIAKTTGKRGFPWRYFVISNDDKELLTNTMTFKLAPENVLKNTDWIKPGKVSWEWWNGASPYHVDFKAGYNEETYKYFIDFASEFGIPYIIMDEGWAKTTTNPYTPNPDIDLFELIRYGKEKNVKIVLWLTWLTVEHNFDLFKTFNEWGIAGVKIDFMDRSDQWMVNFYERVAKEAAKNEMFVDFHGAFKPAGLERKYPNVLSYEGVLGLEQMERATPENSLYLPFIRNAVGPMDFTPGAMINMQPEIYYSRRPNSAGMGTRAYQMALFVVFESGLQMLADNPTNYLRERECTEFITSVPTTWDETIPLEGKVGEYALIAKRKGDVWFIGGITNGEKKERTFTVPLNFLKQGQNYEMTSFVDGINAGTQALDYEKKSQIVEKESKIDIKMAKNGGFSAILKLK from the coding sequence ATGTTTCAAAAATCCCTTCTGCTTGCTTTTTGCCTGTTGTTCGGTTTAGCCGCATTTTCGCAAACCAAGACCGAAATCGCATCTCCAAATGGCAAAATTAAAATTGAAATTATACTGAATGATCAGATCAATTATTCGGTTTTTTATGATGAAATCAAGCTTTTAGAACAGGAAAACCTGACAATAACAGTTAAAAATCAGGATATTTTAGGTGAAAATCCGAAGCTTAAAAGTCAAAAACGGACGGAAGTTAATGAAGAACTGACGCCGGTGGTTCCTTTGAAATTCAGTACGGTTTCAAATCATTACAAGGCGTTAATCCTTAACTTTAATGGAAAATATTCCGCTGAGTTTCGGGTTTTTGATGATGGCTACGCCTACCGTTTTATCACAGATCTGAAAGGAGATGTAGAAATTATGGATGAAAATATCGATTTAAACTTTCCCGATAATTACACGGCAACCCTTCAACAAACAGAATCTTTCAAAAGTTCGTATGAACAGCCGTACACGCATTTGCAAACCGAAAATTTTAGTTCAGAAACCACAATGTCCAGCCTGCCAGTGCTTTTAAGTTCACCTGATGGAACAAAAATTTTATTTTCAGAATCAGACGTACTCGATTATCCCGCATTGTTCTTAAAAGCGAATGAAGAAAATAGAATGTACGGTGTTTTCCCCAAAGTGCCCTTAACCTTTGAAGACGATGGCGACCGTAGTGTAACTTTTACAAAAACCGCCGAATATATCGCAAAAACTACTGGAAAACGCGGATTTCCGTGGCGTTATTTTGTTATTTCCAATGACGACAAGGAATTGCTTACCAATACCATGACGTTTAAACTAGCTCCCGAAAATGTGTTGAAAAATACAGACTGGATCAAACCGGGAAAGGTAAGTTGGGAATGGTGGAACGGCGCCTCGCCCTATCACGTAGATTTTAAAGCGGGTTATAATGAAGAGACCTATAAGTATTTTATTGATTTTGCTTCAGAATTCGGTATTCCGTACATCATCATGGATGAAGGCTGGGCAAAAACCACTACAAATCCCTACACGCCCAATCCAGATATTGATCTTTTTGAACTCATACGTTACGGAAAGGAAAAAAACGTAAAAATCGTGTTGTGGCTTACCTGGCTTACCGTAGAGCACAATTTCGACCTGTTCAAAACCTTCAACGAATGGGGAATTGCTGGTGTGAAAATCGATTTTATGGATCGCAGCGACCAGTGGATGGTGAATTTTTATGAACGCGTGGCTAAAGAAGCTGCTAAAAATGAAATGTTTGTTGATTTTCATGGGGCTTTCAAACCTGCCGGACTGGAACGAAAATATCCGAATGTGCTTTCTTACGAAGGCGTTCTGGGCCTCGAACAAATGGAACGAGCTACTCCTGAAAATAGTTTGTATCTTCCCTTTATACGCAATGCCGTGGGCCCTATGGATTTCACCCCGGGCGCCATGATCAACATGCAACCGGAAATTTATTACAGCAGAAGGCCCAATTCTGCCGGGATGGGAACGCGAGCGTATCAGATGGCGTTGTTTGTCGTTTTTGAAAGCGGTCTGCAGATGCTTGCAGACAACCCAACAAATTATTTAAGAGAACGGGAATGTACCGAGTTTATCACCAGCGTTCCCACAACCTGGGACGAGACCATTCCGCTGGAGGGAAAAGTAGGTGAATATGCCCTGATTGCCAAACGAAAAGGGGATGTTTGGTTTATAGGTGGGATTACTAATGGAGAAAAAAAAGAGCGTACGTTTACTGTTCCACTTAATTTCTTAAAGCAAGGCCAAAACTATGAAATGACTTCCTTTGTAGATGGGATAAATGCAGGCACGCAGGCACTAGATTATGAAAAAAAATCACAAATTGTGGAAAAAGAAAGTAAAATTGACATAAAAATGGCTAAAAACGGAGGCTTTTCAGCAATTTTAAAATTAAAATAA
- a CDS encoding alpha/beta hydrolase, translating to MKNIVFCICILLNTTLVFSQNTTYKLAENLFYYPENSQKPTDYQRKMAVLDVYYPETEEQVPVIIWFHGGGLTGGDKEIPEALKKQNYVIVGVQYRLAPKVKAEVAVADATAAVAWVFKNIKKYNGDPDKIFVSGHSAGGYLALMTVMDKNRLKEYDIEANQVAGLAPFSGHTITHFTMREERGIPGEQPIVDEWAPLYYVRGDAPPTLLITGDREMEMLGRYEENAYFYRMMKVAGQEDITQFEMQGYGHNMTHPAFPLLLNFVKEKTTKN from the coding sequence ATGAAAAATATAGTGTTCTGTATATGTATACTTCTAAATACCACATTGGTTTTTAGTCAAAACACAACCTATAAACTGGCCGAAAACCTCTTTTATTACCCCGAAAACAGCCAAAAACCGACCGATTATCAGCGAAAAATGGCGGTTTTAGATGTGTATTATCCGGAAACTGAAGAGCAAGTTCCGGTGATTATCTGGTTTCATGGCGGTGGCCTTACCGGTGGGGACAAAGAAATTCCGGAAGCTTTAAAAAAGCAGAACTACGTGATCGTGGGTGTGCAGTACCGGCTCGCGCCAAAAGTAAAGGCCGAAGTTGCCGTTGCCGATGCCACCGCTGCCGTGGCCTGGGTTTTTAAAAACATAAAAAAATACAACGGCGATCCCGATAAAATTTTTGTTTCCGGGCACTCGGCGGGTGGATATCTTGCATTGATGACGGTGATGGACAAAAACCGATTAAAAGAATACGATATTGAAGCGAATCAAGTGGCGGGTTTGGCGCCTTTCAGCGGACATACGATCACGCATTTTACCATGCGCGAGGAGCGAGGCATTCCCGGTGAACAACCCATTGTAGACGAGTGGGCGCCGCTGTATTATGTGCGAGGCGATGCGCCGCCTACTTTATTGATTACCGGTGACCGCGAGATGGAAATGCTGGGCCGCTATGAAGAGAATGCTTATTTCTACCGTATGATGAAAGTCGCCGGGCAGGAAGATATCACGCAATTTGAGATGCAGGGGTATGGCCATAATATGACCCATCCCGCATTTCCGCTTTTATTAAATTTTGTCAAGGAAAAAACAACGAAAAACTAA